The Montipora foliosa isolate CH-2021 unplaced genomic scaffold, ASM3666993v2 scaffold_403, whole genome shotgun sequence genome has a window encoding:
- the LOC137988020 gene encoding E3 ubiquitin-protein ligase DZIP3-like has product MTATADPDEVLRSTTGKANFQRIARLLVSGGTTLLREIFDVYCPPSNLPTILKNPATKKQLKSAKLTKPQWNCLYPSPGVYGESKDFDVTLLFRLLRTICNLSPPTTGWDALPTNTDHCLVADLARIKYYRNSVYGHGKMEIADEFEFLSLWQEISGALVRIAGQISLVKKHEWQDAIDKFLKEPLTAEDERNVEELLSWYKSDIDVKKSLDELKVITKEGMDQLKGVMDQLKEHLTRQSTTGSSPQVGASEVMELSAFEEATWNGRIVCESEDGVNAVYQKYEQLKALQDELGD; this is encoded by the exons ATGACCGCCACTGCAGACCCAGATGAAGTGCTTCGTTCAACAACTGGAAAAGCAAATTTTCAACGTATTGCACGACTGTTAGTAAGTGGAGGCACTACGCTACTGAGAGAGATTTTTGATGTGTATTGTCCACCAAGTAATCTTCCTACAATACTAAAAAATCCAGCTACAAAGAAACAACTCAAATCAGCGAAGCTCACCAAGCCACAGTGGAACTGTCTTTACCCTTCCCCAGGGGTGTACGGTGAGTCAAAAGATTTTGATGTTACATTGCTTTTCAGGTTGCTGAGGACAATATGCAACCTCAGCCCTCCTACCACAGGCTGGGATGCTCTGCCAACCAATACAGACCACTGTCTAGTTGCAGATTTGGCAAGAATCAAATATTATCGCAACTCAGTATATGGTCATGGCAAAATGGAGATAGCAGATGAATTCGAGTTTTTATCGCTGTGGCAGGAAATAAGTGGAGCCCTTGTTAGAATTGCAGGCCAAATTAGCCTTGTGAAGAAGCATGAGTGGCAGGATGCCATTGATAAATTTTTAAAGGAACCCCTCACAGCAGAGGACGAAAGAAATGTAGAAGAACTTCTGAGCTGGTATAAAAGCGATATAGATGTTAAGAAATCCTTAGATGAACTGAAAGTTATAACTAAAGAAGGAATGGATCAGTTGAAAGGTGTTATGGATCAGTTGAAAG AACATCTGACAAGACAGAGCACCACAGGGTCGAGTCCGCAAGTTGGAGCCTCAGAGGTGATG GAGCTAAGCGCATTTGAAGAAGCTACTTGGAATGGCCGCATTGTTTGTGAGTCAGAAGATGGGGTGAATGCAGTGTACCAGAAATATGAACAACTTAAAGCACTGCAAGATGAACTTGGAGACTAG
- the LOC137988021 gene encoding uncharacterized protein — MATKSGNTGVVRQASRETSTGLRSDQGRRLFGDAFTVVTVLPTIPFQSLRAQDSNSKKQSGQMRLTTRELVHYSGHENMNAPYTEGVALMLSQEAQQALITWKAAGPRIIIASFRTKMRKMALNIAQCYASTNDKDEEVKDQFYDRLQSILYKLKEKDMTILMGDFDAKIGVDNRGYKEVMGRHGLGEMHENGEMFADLCESNRLVIGDPIKNNSDDQLKRWAEHFQELLNRPAPPKRPNIPAPEADLEISCGRPSRGEIKRAIGLLNNGKASGPDGVPAEAIKADIYTSTDMLYSLLGKIWQEEVVPVDWKMGYLVKLPKKGDRRDCGNCPSIMLLSVLGKLLCRVILERLRWMISLETTKLASVEKDLVRTRLLLYELS; from the exons ATGGCTACAAAAAGTGGCAACACCGGCGTTGTCAGGCAAGCATCACGAGAGACCAGTACAGGGCTGCGGTCTGATCAGGGGAGGAGGTTGTTTGGCGATGCCTTTACTGTGGTGACAGTCCTACCGACAATTCCCTTCCAATCGCTGAGAGCACAAGACTCGAATTCGAAGAAACAG TCAGGTCAGATGAGGCTAACAACAAGAGAGCTGGTACACTATTCCGGTCATGAAAATATGAACGCTCCATATACTGAGGGTGTAGCCTTAATGCTCTCGCAGGAAGCCCAACAAGCTCTCATCACATGGAAGGCTGCAGGCCCAAGGATCATCATTGCCTCCTTCAGAACCAAAATGAGGAAAATGGCGTTAAACATTGCTCAATGTTATGCTTCCACGAATGATAAAGATGAGGAAGTTAAAGATCAATTCTACGATAGACTGCAGAGTATTCTTTACAAGTTGAAAGAGAAGGACATGACCATACTTATGGGGGACTTCGATGCGAAGATTGGGGTTGATAACCGCGGTTATAAGGAAGTAATGGGACGCCATGGTCTTGGTGAAATGCATGAAAATGGAGAAATGTTTGCAGACCTTTGTGAATCAAACAGATTGGTCATAGGAG ACCCAATCAAGAACAATTCGGATGATCAGTTGAAGAGATGGGCTGAACACTTTCAGGAACTTCTCAACCGTCCTGCTCCGCCAAAGAGGCCAAATATACCAGCTCCAGAAGCAGATCTTGAGATCAGCTGTGGCAGACCAAGCAGGGGAGAGATTAAGAGAGCCATCGGTCTCCTAAATAACGGAAAAGCTTCGGGCCCAGATGGAGTACCCGCTGAAGCTATCAAGGCAGACATATACACCTCAACAGACATGCTGTATAGCTTGCTAGGTAAGATCTGGCAGGAGGAGGTTGTACCTGTCGATTGGAAGATGGGATACTTGGTCAAGCTTCCCAAGAAAGGTGACCGGCGTGATTGCGGGAACTGTCCAAGTATAATGCTCCTATCAGTGCTGGGAAAGCTTCTTTGTAGAGTCATTCTGGAGAGACTACGGTGGATGATAAGCTTAGAGACAACTAAGCTGGCTTCCGTAGAGAAAGATCTTGTTCGGACCAGATTGCTACTCTACGAATTATCGTAG